From one Humulus lupulus chromosome 8, drHumLupu1.1, whole genome shotgun sequence genomic stretch:
- the LOC133797775 gene encoding nifU-like protein 4, mitochondrial, whose product MKGFGRLVRRAISYRRRSLESPSNHFFFSRRYFISASAASTSYLNHSGFASLKLSTVSSSPFAKWGLFAGQKRSMFIQTQSTPNPSSLMFYPGKPVMEVGSADFPNARAALNSPLAKALYGVDGITRVFFGSDFITVTKSEDTSWNVLKPQIFAAIMDFYSSGQPLFLDSETAAAKDTAIHEDDSETVAMIKELLETRIRPAVQDDGGDIEYRGFDIDTGIVKLRMQGACSGCPSSSVTLKSGIENMLMHYVPEVKAVEEELDAEEEDAALSGQME is encoded by the exons ATGAAGGGGTTCGGGAGACTGGTTCGGCGAGCCATTTCATACCGACGACGAAGCTTGGAATCTCCTTCCAACCATTTCTTCTTTTCTCGCCGATATTTTATATCTGCTTCAGCTGCATCAACCTCATATTTAAATCACTCTGGTTTCGCTTCCTTGAAATTGTCTACGGTTTCTTCTTCCCCCTTTGCTAAATGGGGTCTCTTCGCCG GGCAAAAGAGAAGCATGTTTATCCAAACTCAATCCACACCAAATCCGTCATCTTTGATGTTTTATCCTGGGAAGCCTGTAATGGAGGTTGGTAGTGCAGACTTTCCAAATGCGCGGGCGGCCTTGAATTCACCATTGGCGAAAGCCCTTTACGGAGTTGATG GTATTACCAGGGTGTTCTTTGGATCAGATTTTATTACTGTTACAAAGTCAGAAGACACTTCCTGGAATGTTTTGAAGCCTCAAATCTTTGCTGCAATAATGGACTTTTATTCTTCTGGACAGCCACTCTTTCTAGACAGTGAAACTGCGGCGGCCAAGGATACAGCTATTCATGAG GATGATTCAGAAACTGTAGCAATGATCAAAGAATTGTTGGAAACGCGAATTCGACCAGCAGTGCAAGATGATGGTGGAGACATTGAGTACCGAGGATTTGATAT AGATACTGGAATAGTAAAATTGAGAATGCAAGGAGCATGTAGTGGCTGCCCAAGCTCCTCAGTCACTCTGAAATCTGGCATTGAGAATATGTTGATGCATTATGTACCTGAG GTCAAAGCTGTAGAGGAAGAATTAGATGCCGAAGAAGAAGATGCAGCACTGAGTGGTCAGATGGAATAG